A region of Roseobacter litoralis Och 149 DNA encodes the following proteins:
- the argE gene encoding acetylornithine deacetylase, translated as MTKRLSPLELMQQLVAFPTVSRDTNIPLIDWVADYLASHDIQSHRYVDSEQPKHALFAHVGPWQEGAIVLSGHTDVVPVDGQPWDSDPFEVMEKDGKYFGRGTCDMKGFDALAIWALVEAQHVGVKRPLQIALSFDEEIGCTGAPPMINAMQPVLPKGAAVIVGEPSMMQAVSGHKGGSGFDTHIRGFEVHSSLMDRGVNAIMFGAKLIEWANLTNAANRDAVPGTLAQAFDPPYTTLHVGQISGGTAHNITAKDCYFAMDFRVVPDETKAEWEARYREVVVDVEQQMQAIVPETFIQLSERFNVPALSPEDEGEAETLVRSLTGDNASHVVSYATEAGQFQEAGYSAIICGPGDIAQAHQPNEYITKAQFEAGHGFMRRLVERLCT; from the coding sequence ATGACGAAACGCCTTTCACCGCTGGAACTGATGCAGCAGCTTGTCGCTTTTCCAACGGTGAGCAGAGACACGAACATCCCGTTGATCGACTGGGTGGCCGACTATCTGGCCAGCCATGACATTCAAAGCCATCGCTATGTCGACTCAGAACAGCCGAAACACGCGCTTTTTGCGCATGTCGGTCCCTGGCAGGAGGGGGCGATTGTGCTGTCGGGGCATACGGATGTTGTCCCCGTTGACGGCCAGCCCTGGGACAGCGATCCGTTCGAGGTGATGGAAAAGGACGGCAAGTATTTTGGCCGCGGCACCTGCGACATGAAGGGTTTTGACGCGCTGGCCATCTGGGCACTGGTCGAGGCACAGCATGTCGGTGTGAAACGGCCCCTGCAGATTGCGCTGAGTTTTGACGAAGAGATCGGCTGCACCGGCGCACCCCCTATGATCAACGCGATGCAGCCCGTCCTGCCAAAGGGTGCGGCCGTCATCGTCGGAGAACCCTCGATGATGCAGGCTGTGTCTGGCCACAAGGGCGGCAGTGGCTTTGACACGCATATTCGCGGCTTTGAGGTGCATAGCTCGTTGATGGATCGTGGTGTGAATGCGATCATGTTCGGGGCCAAACTGATCGAGTGGGCCAATCTCACGAATGCTGCAAACCGCGACGCGGTTCCGGGCACTTTGGCGCAGGCGTTTGATCCACCCTATACCACGCTGCATGTGGGGCAGATCAGTGGTGGAACAGCCCACAACATCACCGCCAAGGATTGCTATTTCGCCATGGATTTCAGGGTGGTGCCGGATGAAACGAAAGCGGAGTGGGAGGCGCGCTACCGCGAAGTTGTCGTCGATGTGGAGCAGCAAATGCAGGCCATCGTGCCGGAAACGTTTATCCAGCTGAGCGAACGGTTCAATGTACCAGCCCTCAGCCCCGAGGATGAAGGCGAGGCCGAAACACTGGTGCGCAGCCTGACCGGTGACAACGCAAGCCATGTTGTCAGCTACGCAACAGAGGCGGGACAGTTTCAGGAGGCCGGATATTCGGCGATCATCTGCGGGCCGGGCGATATTGCGCAGGCGCACCAACCCAACGAGTATATCACCAAAGCACAGTTTGAGGCCGGTCATGGCTTCATGCGGCGGCTGGTTGAACGGCTTTGCACGTAA
- a CDS encoding SDR family NAD(P)-dependent oxidoreductase has protein sequence MTSAPVKQKVALVTGGARGIGRGISENLMRDHHVAILHNTTVPDWIPDTVLAVQGDLTDPAFAQVAVDAVLARFGRIDVIVNNAGAIVSSPVETFDPKAYRAIFDVNTLAPHALLSAALPHLQPGASVINISSVNAEHPPLGASLYGASKAALELWTRGVAKELGPRGIRVNAVAPGAIDTDETPREETLRQAFIDLTALGRLGTPQDIAAAVRFLASDEAAFITGSVLVVSGGYRL, from the coding sequence ATGACATCAGCCCCGGTTAAACAAAAGGTGGCTCTGGTCACGGGTGGCGCGCGTGGTATCGGGCGCGGCATTTCTGAGAATTTGATGCGCGATCACCACGTCGCCATCCTGCACAACACAACGGTGCCGGACTGGATCCCGGACACTGTGCTGGCCGTGCAAGGAGATCTGACGGATCCGGCCTTTGCGCAGGTTGCGGTTGACGCGGTTCTGGCGCGATTTGGCCGAATAGATGTGATCGTGAACAATGCAGGGGCGATCGTTTCATCCCCTGTTGAGACGTTCGATCCGAAAGCGTACCGCGCCATTTTTGATGTCAACACGCTGGCGCCGCATGCGCTTTTGTCAGCGGCATTGCCGCATCTTCAGCCGGGTGCGTCGGTCATTAACATCTCATCCGTCAACGCGGAACACCCACCGCTCGGGGCCAGTCTGTATGGTGCCAGCAAAGCAGCACTTGAACTTTGGACGCGGGGCGTTGCAAAGGAACTTGGGCCGCGCGGCATCCGCGTGAATGCCGTTGCGCCGGGGGCGATTGACACGGATGAGACACCGCGCGAAGAGACGCTGAGACAGGCCTTTATCGATCTGACTGCGTTGGGACGGCTCGGCACACCGCAGGACATCGCAGCGGCGGTCCGGTTTTTGGCAAGCGATGAGGCCGCTTTTATCACAGGTAGCGTGCTTGTGGTGTCTGGAGGATACCGACTATGA
- a CDS encoding ABC transporter ATP-binding protein translates to MLDHEPQGQDIHPIAQIKSLRVEFQTKDGPVLGVEDVSFDINPGETVCVVGESGSGKSVSSLSLMRLVEFGGGKITGGQLLFDRAEAADVDLADTEAELMRSIRGNEIGMIFQEPMTALNPVFTIGRQLTEGLRLHKKLSKSEAEARALELLREVRIPEPERRLTQYPHELSGGMRQRVVIAMALACKPRLLIADEPTTALDVTIQAEILALIDRLKRETGTAVMFITHDMAVVAQMADRVVVMFRGNKVEEGPVETIFENPQHPYTKALLAAVPKLGEMTGKEFPEPMKLLGREGAQIAPIPGTNEVLLSVKNLTTRFPVKGGFFRRTVANVHAVEDLSFSINKGQTLSLVGESGCGKSTAGRSILRLVDPMAGEIMLGDKDIMALDPKGLREARLDMQMIFQDPFASLNPQMQLADQVAEPIHNYATLKGQAVADRVAMLFDRVELPRSFMRRFPHELSGGQRQRVAIARALALNPKLIIADEAVSALDVSVQAQVLNLMMELQSEMGISFLFISHDMAVVERVSHHVGVMYLGRIVELGPRASVFENPQHAYTQALMKAVPIADPRQRKDEKDLNFKPIPSPIHPVSYEAQPSVYREVAPGHMILETDSGY, encoded by the coding sequence ATGCTAGATCACGAACCGCAAGGCCAGGACATTCATCCGATCGCGCAGATCAAAAGTCTCAGGGTCGAATTTCAGACCAAAGACGGCCCGGTCCTCGGGGTCGAAGATGTGTCATTTGACATCAATCCGGGTGAGACCGTCTGCGTGGTGGGGGAAAGCGGGTCGGGCAAATCCGTGTCCTCGCTGTCGCTGATGCGACTGGTAGAATTCGGTGGCGGTAAAATCACCGGGGGTCAGCTTCTTTTTGACCGGGCGGAAGCGGCGGATGTGGATCTTGCAGACACAGAAGCGGAGTTAATGCGCAGCATTCGCGGCAACGAAATCGGGATGATTTTTCAGGAGCCGATGACGGCACTTAATCCGGTCTTTACTATCGGGCGGCAATTGACCGAAGGACTGCGGCTGCACAAAAAGCTCAGCAAGTCTGAGGCGGAGGCCCGCGCGCTGGAATTGCTGCGCGAAGTTCGGATACCCGAACCCGAGCGGCGCCTGACACAATATCCGCACGAGTTGTCGGGGGGCATGCGGCAGCGGGTGGTGATCGCCATGGCGCTGGCCTGCAAGCCCCGGCTTTTGATCGCGGATGAACCGACAACAGCGCTGGACGTCACCATTCAGGCGGAAATTCTGGCGCTCATCGATCGGCTCAAGCGTGAAACAGGCACGGCGGTGATGTTCATCACCCATGATATGGCGGTGGTGGCGCAGATGGCGGACCGCGTGGTTGTGATGTTTCGCGGCAACAAGGTCGAGGAAGGCCCGGTCGAAACCATCTTCGAAAACCCGCAACACCCCTACACCAAGGCTTTGCTGGCGGCCGTGCCCAAATTGGGTGAAATGACGGGTAAGGAATTCCCCGAACCGATGAAGCTTCTGGGCCGCGAGGGCGCGCAGATCGCGCCGATCCCCGGCACCAATGAGGTCTTGCTGAGCGTCAAAAACCTGACGACGCGCTTTCCGGTCAAGGGCGGGTTTTTCCGCCGCACGGTGGCAAATGTCCATGCGGTTGAAGACTTATCGTTCAGCATAAACAAGGGTCAGACGCTGAGCCTTGTGGGCGAATCCGGCTGTGGCAAATCAACCGCAGGGCGGTCGATCCTGCGGCTTGTCGATCCGATGGCGGGTGAAATCATGCTGGGTGACAAGGACATCATGGCATTGGACCCAAAAGGTCTGCGCGAGGCGCGTCTTGACATGCAGATGATCTTTCAGGACCCGTTTGCCTCGCTCAACCCGCAGATGCAGCTTGCCGATCAGGTGGCTGAGCCGATCCATAACTACGCCACGCTCAAAGGGCAGGCCGTCGCGGACCGGGTCGCGATGCTGTTTGACCGGGTGGAATTGCCACGCAGTTTCATGCGCCGCTTTCCACATGAGCTGTCAGGCGGGCAACGGCAACGGGTGGCGATTGCGCGCGCGCTGGCCCTGAACCCCAAGCTGATCATCGCGGACGAAGCGGTTTCCGCGCTGGATGTGTCGGTGCAGGCGCAGGTGCTGAACCTGATGATGGAACTGCAATCCGAGATGGGGATTTCGTTCCTGTTCATCAGTCACGACATGGCCGTGGTTGAGCGTGTCAGCCATCATGTCGGTGTCATGTATCTGGGCCGCATTGTGGAACTTGGGCCGCGTGCCAGTGTCTTTGAAAACCCGCAACATGCCTATACGCAGGCGCTGATGAAAGCGGTCCCGATTGCGGATCCACGTCAGCGAAAAGACGAGAAAGATTTGAATTTCAAACCGATACCGTCGCCGATCCATCCTGTCAGTTATGAGGCGCAGCCCTCGGTTTACCGCGAGGTGGCACCGGGTCACATGATCCTCGAAACCGATAGCGGCTATTAG
- a CDS encoding peptide ABC transporter substrate-binding protein: MKLRTLLMGAIATASFAPAVLAVGHEGERGRDGQLNIIYWQAPSTLNPFLSGGTKENEAASLVLESLARFNEAGEMVPWLAEEIPTVENGGVAADQTSITWTLREGLVWSDGTAVTADDILFTHEYCTHPESGCASLSYFDGISSVEAVGERGVKISFDSPKPFPYTAFVGAEAPILQKAQFQDCLGARAPECTEANFGPIGTGPFVVEEFRPNDVIIYVANENYRDANKPAFARVTLKGGGDAAAAARSVLETGEFDYAWNLQLAPDVLSRMEEAGKGTVITAYGTSVERLMINQTNADPSLGPDKRSVFLNGENPHPFLTDPAVGQALSMAIDRDLIDEIGYGAGGQPTCNVLPAPELYASTANDACLVQDIDGANAILDAAGWVDTNGNGARDKDGVELSILFQTSTNAVRQDTQALIKDWWRQIGVETELRNIDGSVFFGGDPGSPDTFQKFYADVEMYTNNFAGVDPEAYMGNWVCADIPRPQTQWQGNNMQRFCDPEYDALVQQMSTTTDLAERGELAKKMNDMLVQSWSIIPLIHRGSPSAHANTLGGVKMSDWDSELWNIADWYRNDG; the protein is encoded by the coding sequence ATGAAACTGAGAACATTACTGATGGGCGCAATAGCGACCGCCAGCTTTGCTCCTGCCGTCCTTGCGGTTGGACATGAGGGCGAGCGGGGACGCGATGGCCAACTGAACATTATTTATTGGCAGGCCCCCTCAACGCTCAACCCTTTCCTGTCCGGTGGTACAAAGGAAAACGAAGCGGCAAGCCTTGTTCTGGAATCCCTGGCGCGGTTCAACGAAGCGGGCGAGATGGTCCCCTGGCTTGCCGAAGAAATCCCGACGGTTGAAAATGGTGGCGTGGCGGCTGATCAGACCTCAATAACTTGGACGCTGCGCGAGGGTCTTGTTTGGTCTGATGGCACCGCAGTTACGGCCGATGACATTCTGTTCACACATGAGTACTGCACCCATCCTGAAAGTGGCTGCGCATCGCTGAGCTATTTCGACGGCATCAGTTCAGTGGAAGCCGTGGGCGAGCGCGGCGTGAAAATCAGCTTCGACAGCCCCAAACCTTTTCCATACACAGCCTTTGTCGGTGCTGAGGCCCCAATCCTGCAAAAAGCGCAGTTTCAGGACTGTCTTGGCGCGCGTGCACCGGAGTGTACCGAAGCCAATTTCGGCCCGATCGGCACAGGCCCCTTCGTGGTGGAGGAATTCCGCCCGAACGACGTAATCATCTATGTTGCGAATGAAAACTATCGCGACGCGAACAAACCCGCTTTTGCGCGGGTCACATTGAAGGGTGGCGGCGATGCCGCAGCCGCCGCGCGCTCGGTTCTGGAAACAGGCGAATTTGACTATGCCTGGAACCTGCAGCTTGCACCCGATGTCTTGTCACGCATGGAAGAGGCTGGCAAAGGCACAGTGATCACAGCCTATGGCACGTCAGTCGAGCGGTTGATGATCAACCAAACGAATGCCGACCCATCGCTTGGCCCGGACAAACGTTCGGTCTTTTTGAACGGCGAAAACCCGCACCCCTTCCTGACTGACCCTGCCGTGGGACAAGCGCTTTCGATGGCGATCGACCGCGATCTGATCGATGAGATCGGCTATGGTGCGGGCGGCCAGCCGACCTGCAACGTTCTGCCCGCCCCCGAACTTTATGCGTCAACCGCGAATGATGCCTGCCTCGTACAGGACATTGACGGCGCGAACGCAATTCTGGATGCGGCCGGCTGGGTTGATACAAACGGCAACGGTGCGCGCGACAAGGATGGGGTCGAACTGTCCATTCTATTCCAGACATCGACCAATGCCGTGCGCCAGGACACGCAGGCCCTGATCAAGGATTGGTGGCGCCAGATCGGTGTTGAAACCGAGTTGCGCAATATCGACGGGTCAGTCTTCTTTGGCGGCGATCCGGGCTCACCGGATACGTTCCAGAAGTTCTATGCAGATGTAGAGATGTACACCAATAACTTCGCCGGGGTCGATCCCGAAGCCTATATGGGCAATTGGGTCTGCGCCGACATCCCGCGCCCGCAGACACAGTGGCAGGGCAACAACATGCAACGCTTCTGCGATCCGGAATACGACGCATTGGTGCAACAGATGTCCACAACCACCGATCTCGCCGAACGCGGTGAACTGGCCAAGAAAATGAACGACATGCTTGTCCAAAGCTGGTCGATCATCCCGCTCATCCACCGCGGCAGCCCATCAGCGCATGCCAATACACTCGGCGGGGTCAAGATGTCGGATTGGGACAGCGAGCTATGGAATATCGCCGACTGGTACCGCAACGACGGGTGA
- a CDS encoding ABC transporter permease: MLTYTIRRLVLAIPTLLFISIVIFLLLQLAPGDPMSQVPLTVPPEVKQLMREALGLGEPIHVQYWKWLVQFFWVEPQVLIDHWFGTSFSEGKLRVISWQTRSPVMDIVIQRLPQTLWVVGMSYIVGILIALPIGIYSAYKQYSLFDQAGTFVSMIGFSIPPFFSGVLVIVIFSVNLGWFPSIYDTTHQVTDWASFKVQLQQMIMPVMVLALQTTAQISRFMRASMLDNLNQDYVRTARAKGLKESTVVMVHVLRNSMIPIITVIALGVPSIFGGAIITETLFKVNGIGQLLLTALFANDLPMVMTLTFIFAILIVFFNLIADVLYGVLDPRIRYD, from the coding sequence ATGCTGACTTACACCATCAGGCGACTGGTTCTTGCAATTCCAACGCTGCTTTTCATCAGCATCGTTATTTTCCTTCTGTTGCAACTGGCGCCAGGCGATCCGATGTCGCAAGTGCCCCTGACGGTGCCTCCGGAAGTCAAACAGCTGATGCGTGAGGCGCTTGGTCTTGGTGAGCCGATCCATGTGCAATATTGGAAATGGCTGGTGCAGTTCTTCTGGGTCGAGCCGCAGGTTTTGATTGACCACTGGTTTGGCACGTCGTTTTCCGAAGGCAAATTGCGCGTCATCTCCTGGCAGACCCGCTCACCGGTGATGGATATCGTCATCCAGCGACTGCCACAGACCCTCTGGGTGGTTGGCATGTCTTATATCGTGGGTATCCTGATTGCCCTGCCAATCGGTATTTACTCTGCCTACAAACAGTATTCGCTCTTCGATCAGGCCGGCACATTCGTATCGATGATCGGTTTTTCAATCCCGCCGTTCTTTTCCGGCGTTCTGGTCATCGTGATCTTTTCGGTCAATCTCGGCTGGTTCCCGTCGATCTATGACACCACCCATCAGGTCACGGACTGGGCCAGCTTCAAGGTGCAACTCCAACAGATGATCATGCCTGTCATGGTTCTGGCCCTGCAAACCACCGCGCAGATCAGCCGCTTCATGCGGGCCTCGATGCTCGACAACCTCAATCAGGACTACGTGCGCACCGCCCGCGCCAAGGGCCTCAAGGAAAGCACCGTGGTCATGGTGCATGTCCTGCGCAATTCGATGATCCCAATCATTACCGTGATTGCTTTGGGCGTACCGTCCATCTTTGGCGGTGCCATCATCACCGAAACCCTGTTCAAGGTGAACGGGATTGGTCAGTTGCTGCTGACGGCCCTCTTTGCAAACGATTTGCCGATGGTCATGACGCTAACGTTCATTTTCGCGATCCTGATCGTTTTCTTCAACCTGATCGCAGACGTGCTCTACGGCGTGCTTGACCCGAGGATCCGCTATGACTGA
- a CDS encoding ABC transporter permease, with translation MTDQNAEIEDFGALKDKEPQKEPRSQWKDVWDQFRKHKGALIGGGFLAFITLFVLLGPLIWQVDAKALDIRNKDLRPIYTALWDGDAKVLWSRPLGTDNLGRDIMATLIAGGQASLAVGWAAMVLSLVIGTAVGVTSGYFKRLDGILMRITDLFLSLPILPLLLVAVTLFRQPLRAAFGPEGGMFILIVGVIGITSWMPTARIVRGEILALKEREFVLAARSIGTTPFLIIRRHLLPNVISPIMVSATLGLATAIITESALSFLGVGFPSDFPTWGKLLSDAVPRMEEFPERVMLPGILISLTVLSVNYLGDGLRDALDPRIRGR, from the coding sequence ATGACTGATCAGAATGCAGAAATAGAAGACTTCGGCGCGCTCAAGGATAAAGAACCGCAAAAAGAGCCGCGCTCGCAATGGAAAGATGTCTGGGATCAGTTTCGCAAGCATAAGGGCGCGTTGATCGGGGGCGGCTTTCTGGCCTTCATCACGCTTTTTGTGCTCTTGGGTCCGCTGATCTGGCAGGTCGACGCAAAAGCGCTCGACATCCGTAACAAGGATCTGCGCCCCATTTACACCGCGTTGTGGGACGGCGATGCCAAAGTGCTATGGTCGCGCCCGCTGGGCACGGACAATCTGGGCCGGGATATCATGGCCACGCTGATTGCCGGTGGACAGGCCTCTCTCGCGGTCGGCTGGGCTGCGATGGTGCTGTCTTTGGTGATTGGCACGGCGGTCGGGGTGACTTCGGGATACTTTAAGCGCCTCGATGGTATCCTGATGCGCATCACAGACCTTTTCCTGTCGCTTCCGATCCTGCCCTTGCTGCTGGTGGCCGTCACCCTTTTTCGTCAACCGCTGCGTGCCGCTTTCGGTCCCGAAGGAGGCATGTTCATCCTGATCGTCGGCGTCATCGGGATCACGTCGTGGATGCCCACAGCCCGGATTGTGCGGGGCGAAATCCTCGCACTGAAAGAACGGGAATTTGTGCTCGCCGCCCGCTCCATTGGCACCACACCATTCCTGATCATACGCCGCCACCTGCTGCCAAATGTGATCTCACCGATCATGGTCTCGGCAACCCTCGGGCTTGCCACGGCAATCATAACCGAAAGCGCGCTGTCTTTTCTCGGCGTGGGCTTTCCGTCAGACTTCCCGACCTGGGGCAAGCTCTTGTCAGATGCCGTCCCACGGATGGAAGAATTCCCGGAGCGCGTGATGCTGCCCGGTATACTGATCTCGCTGACGGTCTTATCCGTCAATTATCTGGGCGATGGGCTGCGCGACGCACTCGACCCGCGCATACGCGGACGCTGA
- a CDS encoding DUF3422 family protein, which produces MPPIDDHPLRYKMANELHARPFPSMEAPCSAAYIAIKQPNDAVSRDRQKDLDHLIMLLDRYGAPHPQPGATHYYGQIGKHWLKWEQHTEFVTYTVFRESAPKRAFDPAEFEVFPADWLEQAPGQRVTSVLIDIRERPETDAEITENLDEWFVTESLAAACVLDNSGVVAGDFRIDQNGHLRFAVFANTGTTDRRVGRIVQRLCEIETYKSMSMLGFARVRVLQPKLNTLDTQLTSLMSAMSDDKASAEDTLNDLLSISAELETLSAQSSFRFGATGAYEALVNQRIEALREERFQGRQHFAEFMMRRYAPAMRTVTSAQGRLDAMSSRSIRASNLLRTRVDVERSAQNQALLESMDQRSDLQLRLQRTVEGLSVVAISYYAVSLVGYTLYPMAQATGITKGTLTALVTLPVVAFVWWAIRRLRAKVE; this is translated from the coding sequence ATGCCGCCAATCGACGATCACCCGTTACGCTATAAAATGGCGAATGAACTGCATGCGCGGCCGTTTCCGTCGATGGAAGCGCCTTGTTCTGCGGCATATATTGCGATCAAGCAGCCTAACGACGCGGTCAGCCGCGATCGCCAGAAAGACCTTGATCACCTGATCATGCTGCTGGATCGTTATGGTGCGCCTCATCCGCAACCCGGTGCAACGCATTACTACGGTCAGATCGGCAAACACTGGCTCAAGTGGGAGCAGCACACGGAGTTTGTTACGTACACGGTGTTTCGCGAAAGCGCGCCCAAGCGTGCGTTTGACCCGGCAGAATTTGAGGTCTTTCCGGCAGATTGGCTTGAACAAGCGCCCGGGCAACGGGTGACATCTGTGCTGATCGACATTCGGGAGCGCCCGGAAACGGATGCTGAAATCACTGAAAATCTGGATGAATGGTTTGTGACAGAGAGTCTGGCCGCTGCCTGTGTTCTGGATAATTCAGGCGTGGTTGCAGGCGATTTTCGCATAGATCAAAATGGGCATTTGCGGTTCGCAGTCTTTGCCAACACGGGGACCACGGATCGGCGTGTCGGGCGGATCGTCCAGCGGTTGTGTGAGATTGAGACCTACAAATCCATGTCGATGCTGGGGTTCGCGCGGGTGCGGGTGTTGCAACCAAAGCTGAACACGCTCGATACTCAACTCACCAGCCTGATGAGCGCTATGTCGGACGATAAAGCCAGCGCCGAAGACACATTGAACGACCTTCTGTCTATTTCGGCTGAGCTTGAAACATTGTCGGCGCAATCCTCCTTTCGCTTTGGGGCGACCGGGGCCTATGAGGCACTTGTCAATCAGCGTATCGAAGCGCTGCGCGAGGAACGGTTTCAGGGGCGCCAGCATTTCGCCGAGTTCATGATGCGTCGCTATGCGCCGGCCATGCGCACCGTTACGTCAGCACAGGGTCGGCTCGATGCCATGTCGAGCCGGTCTATCCGGGCTTCGAACCTGTTGCGCACGCGGGTGGATGTGGAGCGGTCGGCGCAGAACCAAGCCTTGTTGGAAAGCATGGATCAACGATCGGATCTGCAATTGCGGCTGCAACGCACCGTTGAGGGGCTGTCGGTGGTTGCCATCAGTTATTATGCGGTGTCTCTGGTTGGTTACACTCTGTACCCGATGGCGCAGGCCACGGGTATCACCAAGGGCACGCTGACCGCATTGGTCACGTTGCCGGTTGTGGCGTTTGTCTGGTGGGCCATCCGCCGTTTACGGGCCAAGGTCGAGTAG
- a CDS encoding NAD(P)(+) transhydrogenase (Re/Si-specific) subunit beta, whose amino-acid sequence MEFGFTIAAYAVAAVLFILSLGGLSGQESAKRAVWYGIVGMAIAVVATLMGPGQGLGIVSIVLIALGAAVGYQLATKVQMTQMPELVAIMHSLVGLAAVFVGFNADIMINNMSALFVENGGVLGAVGPDGYTAIGLPKEIYDGLSSFGQLIAKKSNVEINILKVELVLGIWIGAVTFTGSVIAYGKLAGKVDTSAKKLPGGHMLNAGAAALSLLFTVMYLGGSGSWTLVLLTLLALFIGYHLIMGIGGADMPVVVSMLNSYSGWAAAAIGFSLGNDLLIVVGALVGSSGAILSYIMCKAMNRSFVSVILGGFGGPAGEQMAVEGEQIAIEADGVASALNEADSVIIIPGYGMAVAQAQQGVAELVRKLRVKGKTVRFAIHPVAGRLPGHMNVLLAEAKVPYDIVMEMDEINDDFPSTDVAIVIGSNDIVNPAAQDDPNSPIAGMPVLECWKAKQVFVSKRGQGTGYSGIENPLFFKDNTRMFYGDAKASLDKLLPMID is encoded by the coding sequence ATGGAATTCGGATTTACTATTGCAGCCTATGCGGTTGCGGCTGTTCTCTTCATCCTCAGCCTTGGCGGCCTGAGCGGTCAGGAAAGCGCAAAACGCGCCGTCTGGTACGGCATTGTCGGTATGGCCATCGCGGTTGTCGCGACCTTGATGGGCCCCGGTCAGGGCCTTGGCATCGTTTCAATCGTGCTGATCGCGCTTGGTGCGGCGGTTGGGTATCAGCTGGCCACCAAGGTCCAGATGACGCAGATGCCCGAACTTGTGGCGATCATGCACAGCCTTGTGGGTTTGGCGGCAGTTTTTGTCGGCTTTAACGCCGACATCATGATCAACAACATGAGCGCGCTTTTCGTGGAAAATGGCGGCGTGCTGGGGGCTGTTGGCCCGGATGGCTATACGGCCATTGGCCTGCCCAAGGAAATCTATGACGGTCTGTCGTCCTTCGGGCAGTTGATCGCCAAGAAATCCAATGTTGAGATCAACATCCTCAAGGTTGAACTTGTTCTGGGCATCTGGATCGGCGCGGTCACCTTCACAGGTTCGGTGATTGCCTATGGCAAACTGGCGGGCAAGGTGGACACATCGGCCAAGAAGTTGCCGGGCGGTCATATGCTGAACGCGGGTGCGGCGGCTTTGTCATTGCTCTTTACCGTGATGTATCTCGGTGGCTCGGGCAGCTGGACGTTGGTGCTTTTGACGCTTCTGGCGTTGTTCATCGGCTATCACCTCATCATGGGGATCGGGGGGGCGGACATGCCCGTGGTTGTCTCGATGCTGAACAGCTATTCCGGCTGGGCGGCGGCGGCGATTGGTTTCTCACTTGGCAATGACCTGCTGATCGTGGTGGGTGCACTCGTGGGGTCCTCCGGCGCCATCTTGTCCTACATCATGTGCAAGGCAATGAACCGGTCGTTTGTCAGCGTCATTCTGGGCGGCTTCGGTGGCCCTGCAGGCGAACAGATGGCCGTTGAGGGCGAACAGATCGCAATCGAGGCGGACGGTGTCGCATCAGCGCTCAATGAGGCCGACAGCGTCATCATCATTCCGGGATACGGCATGGCTGTGGCGCAGGCTCAGCAGGGTGTCGCCGAACTCGTGCGTAAACTGCGTGTCAAGGGCAAGACTGTGCGCTTTGCAATTCACCCGGTTGCGGGTCGCTTGCCGGGACACATGAATGTGCTCTTGGCCGAAGCCAAGGTGCCCTATGACATCGTGATGGAAATGGACGAAATCAACGATGATTTCCCGTCCACGGACGTGGCGATTGTAATCGGGTCCAATGACATCGTGAACCCTGCGGCACAGGATGATCCGAACTCTCCCATCGCGGGGATGCCGGTTCTGGAATGCTGGAAGGCGAAACAGGTTTTCGTGTCCAAGCGTGGACAGGGGACAGGCTATTCGGGCATTGAAAATCCGTTGTTCTTCAAAGACAACACGCGGATGTTCTATGGCGATGCCAAGGCCAGCCTTGATAAACTCCTGCCGATGATCGACTAA